ATTAACTCTTGTTTCCTGAAGTCTGCAAGTCGACGCGTTTCTGGATTTTGGCTTAAACGTTCGATTTCTTCGAATGCTTCCTTCGTCGTTGGACTTTCCATCACCAACGCCTCCTTTGTTTTTTCATCGCTTTTTAAAAAATCGTCTTCCCTCATTAATGGAAAGACGATTTATAGGTATTTCTTTTAATTATAATATGTTTATTTTTCAATTGACTTAATAATATCCATGACCTTTTCAGATGTAATTCTAGCGTATTTCGCAATGTATTCCATGGACATTCCATCTGTGTACATACTGTTTACCATCTCTCTTTTTTCCTGTTCGATTCCCTTTTTCCTTGCATCTTCTTCCCGTTGCAAAATATCTTTCAACTCTTGTTCCCTAAAATCCGCTAGACGACGCGTTTCCGGATTTCGGCTGAGACGGTCGATTTCTTCGAATGCTTCCCTCATCGTAGGACTTTCCATCGCCAACGCCTCCTTTGTTTTATCACCGTTTTTGAAAAATCGTCTTCCCTTATTGGAAAGACGATTTATGTGTTTATTCTTCAATTGACTTAATAATATTCATGGCCTTTTCTGGTGAAATTCTAACATTTTTTGCAATGTCTACTATTGACATACCATAATGATAAAGGCTTATTACCGTCTTTCGTTTTTCCTGTTCAATGGCATCTGCTTCCCGTTGCAAAATATCTTTCAATTCTTGTTCCCTAAAATCCGCAAGATGACGCGTTTCCGGATTTTGGCTTAAACGATCAATCTCTTCAAACGTTTCCTTCATCGCCAACGCCTCCTTATAAAGGTAGAGTCGTCAACCCTCATTAAATATGGAAAGATGATTCTAATTATTATTTCTAATGATTTCTTTATTGTTTGAGTGACTTAACTATTTCTATAACCTTTTCCAAAGGGATTCGTACATTTATCGCAATGTCTTTTGGTGACATTCCAAAATTATTAAGACTAATTACTGTATCTCTTTTCTCTTTTTCAATCCCCATTTCCATGCCCTTTTCCCGTGCATCTTCTTCCCGTTGCAATATATCTTTCAACTCTTGTTCTCTAAAATCCGCAAGCCGACGCGTTTCTGGATTTTGGCTGAGACGGTCGATTTCCTCAAATGCTTCCCTCATCGTTGGACTTTCCATCGCCAACGCCTCCTTTGTTTTATCATCACTTTTCATAAATAATAGCCACCGTTCGAGTTCGCTTGCATCCATTATATTTTCAATTCGCAGTTTCGGCAACTCCAGTACATGAATCTCCAGGTGATCCGATAATAGTAAGTTGCTCTTTTTGTTGGCTATCTGAAAAAGATTATGATAATCTTTCTCTTTTAATAAATTAAAATCAGTAATAATAATTTGAATTGCTTTCCTCAGCTGAGTGTATGGCCTGCTTTTATTGTCTTGACTTCCATACATTTTAGCCCAATAGATTAACATTCGTTCCGGAAAGGCTTGATGGTTTCCCAACTGCATTTCTATATTTATTTGTTCGCCTTGTTCCGTTCGAACTCGTACATCCATGACAGAACTTTTATCTCCGGCATGTGTGTATTCTAGATGCGGATCTACTAATTCTATCGATGTAACCTGTACATCCAAAATTGAATTTAGAAACTGCAACAATAAGTTTGAATTCCTTTTATCCCCGAAGAATGATTTGAAGACAAAATCATTGCGCAAGTCGAGCAAATCATATACACCGCGCCGTTCTTTCACGAACATTGCCAAGACGAACACCACCGTTTCTTTTCTTTCATTATCGAACAAACGCTCTAAAATGACAAGTTTAATGATTTTGATTATTCTTTACCCTTGA
This genomic window from Sporosarcina sp. Marseille-Q4063 contains:
- a CDS encoding Rpn family recombination-promoting nuclease/putative transposase; translation: MFVKERRGVYDLLDLRNDFVFKSFFGDKRNSNLLLQFLNSILDVQVTSIELVDPHLEYTHAGDKSSVMDVRVRTEQGEQINIEMQLGNHQAFPERMLIYWAKMYGSQDNKSRPYTQLRKAIQIIITDFNLLKEKDYHNLFQIANKKSNLLLSDHLEIHVLELPKLRIENIMDASELERWLLFMKSDDKTKEALAMESPTMREAFEEIDRLSQNPETRRLADFREQELKDILQREEDAREKGMEMGIEKEKRDTVISLNNFGMSPKDIAINVRIPLEKVIEIVKSLKQ